A window of Lepus europaeus isolate LE1 chromosome 11, mLepTim1.pri, whole genome shotgun sequence contains these coding sequences:
- the EID1 gene encoding EP300-interacting inhibitor of differentiation 1: MSAMAELSELYEECNDLQMDVMPGEGDLPQMEVGSGSREPTPSPSRSGAAPQLEEEGPMEEEEGAAAQPMAGSRGLAPGRSPGEQPGQVAGPDLESEDEGEEFDDWEDDYDYPEEEPPSGAGYRVSAALEEANKMFLGTSRARPAALDGGFQMHYEKTPFDQLAFIEELFSLMVVNRLTEELGCDEIIDRE, from the coding sequence ATGTCGGCCATGGCAGAGCTGTCGGAGCTGTATGAAGAGTGCAACGACCTGCAGATGGACGTGATGCCGGGCGAGGGGGACCTTCCGCAGATGGAGGTAGGcagcgggagccgggagccgacCCCGAGTCCCTCCCGCAGCGGGGCCGCGCCACAGCTCGAAGAGGAAGGCccgatggaggaggaggagggggcggcgGCCCAGCCCATGGCGGGGAGCCGCGGCCTGGCTCCCGGGCgcagccctggggagcagcccGGCCAGGTCGCGGGCCCGGACTTGGAGAGCGAGGACGAAGGCGAGGAATTTGATGACTGGGAGGACGACTACGACTATCCGGAAGAGGAGCCGCCGAGCGGCGCGGGCTACAGGGTGTCCGCGGCCCTGGAGGAAGCCAACAAGATGTTTCTGGGCACATCCCGAGCCAGGCCAGCAGCGCTGGATGGCGGCTTTCAGATGCACTATGAGAAGACCCCGTTCGACCAGTTAGCGTTTATTGAAGAGCTCTTCTCTCTCATGGTTGTCAATCGTCTGACCGAGGAACTCGGTTGCGATGAGATTATCGATAGAGAGTAG